Proteins encoded in a region of the Streptomyces sp. NBC_01298 genome:
- a CDS encoding RNA-guided endonuclease InsQ/TnpB family protein, translating to MPVVNRRHDGGVKADAGRKYRAYPTGDQDQVLTGWGHTVRALWNVALEQRVYLWEQRAYTLRSAEQCRHLTAARTDLDWIGDLPAQAGQQILRNLDRAYDNFWNPEHPARFPARKKRGHRLSIPFPGQAVEVRKVNRKWAELRLPKLGWLRFRLSRAIGGTIRNATVSRDGNGWHVSFGVHTSRKPDTPNGKPACGVDFGVAASAFVSTETTPRLMPPTLTANEKKRLKALEQRKARQITYTKKPNGGKYSHRLRTTIAQIARLTTRRANRRQDFTHKLTTDLAKNHGLIGIEDLRVKNMTASAKDSVETPGKNVRAKAGLNRSILDNIPGERRRQFEYKARIYGSVLVAVPPFHTSQTCAKCGQVDPESRKGCGRLFACTRCGHEDDADHNASIEIEARARRTGGSDINSTRSTLRVRVPAIGRRRMREAPKPAHTS from the coding sequence ATGCCGGTCGTTAATCGTCGGCACGATGGGGGTGTGAAGGCGGATGCGGGGCGTAAGTATCGTGCGTACCCCACCGGGGATCAGGACCAGGTCCTGACCGGGTGGGGTCATACGGTGCGTGCCCTGTGGAACGTGGCTCTGGAACAGCGCGTGTACCTGTGGGAGCAGCGGGCGTACACCCTGCGGTCGGCCGAGCAGTGCAGGCACCTGACGGCAGCTCGTACGGATCTTGACTGGATCGGTGACCTGCCCGCGCAGGCCGGTCAGCAGATCCTTCGCAACCTAGATCGGGCCTACGACAACTTCTGGAACCCCGAACACCCGGCACGATTCCCGGCACGGAAGAAACGCGGGCACCGCCTGTCGATCCCGTTCCCGGGCCAGGCGGTCGAGGTCCGCAAGGTGAACCGCAAGTGGGCCGAGTTGCGTCTGCCGAAGCTGGGCTGGCTGCGCTTCCGGCTCTCCCGCGCCATTGGGGGAACGATCCGTAACGCCACCGTTTCGCGAGACGGTAACGGCTGGCACGTCTCCTTCGGTGTCCACACCAGCCGCAAGCCGGACACGCCAAACGGGAAGCCCGCGTGCGGGGTGGACTTCGGCGTCGCCGCGTCCGCGTTCGTGTCCACCGAGACCACGCCCCGGCTCATGCCGCCGACACTGACCGCCAACGAGAAGAAGCGACTCAAAGCGCTCGAACAGCGCAAGGCCCGCCAGATCACCTACACGAAGAAGCCCAACGGAGGGAAGTACAGCCACCGCCTGCGTACGACGATCGCCCAGATCGCAAGGCTCACCACCCGGCGGGCCAACCGGCGCCAGGACTTCACGCACAAACTCACCACCGACCTCGCCAAAAACCACGGCCTGATCGGCATCGAGGACCTGCGCGTGAAGAACATGACCGCCTCCGCGAAGGACAGCGTCGAAACACCGGGCAAGAACGTCCGAGCCAAGGCCGGGTTGAACCGGTCGATCCTCGACAACATCCCGGGCGAGCGGCGGCGCCAGTTTGAGTACAAGGCCCGCATATACGGGTCCGTACTCGTCGCGGTGCCGCCGTTCCACACCTCCCAGACCTGCGCCAAGTGTGGCCAGGTCGATCCCGAATCCCGCAAGGGATGCGGTCGGCTGTTCGCCTGCACCCGGTGCGGGCACGAGGACGACGCCGACCACAATGCCTCGATCGAGATCGAGGCCCGAGCCCGCCGGACGGGCGGCTCGGATATCAACAGCACGCGCAGCACCCTCAGGGTGCGAGTCCCGGCCATCGGCCGGAGGCGGATGCGTGAAGCCCCGAAGCCCGCTCACACGAGCTAA
- a CDS encoding DUF6230 family protein has product MISQIRGGTRWKRFALVMVPSIAATAAVGVGLAQGALAASFSVSGQDFKVSADSLEGTDMIQYGSVAQGATLGSDKKSYHPVIISGFKEAKITNMCQSLVTATPLGNITMQLKTGHKGRAAVAKNIYLDVAELDADAVLGDLDIGVAAGDGSHATKPATGTLADGGLFSQRAKTATLTKVRQKAWATTAGTFTLPDLNLRLLSGDKPCYPDEK; this is encoded by the coding sequence ATGATTTCCCAGATTCGTGGCGGGACCAGATGGAAGCGCTTCGCGCTCGTCATGGTGCCGAGCATCGCCGCCACGGCGGCGGTCGGTGTCGGCCTGGCGCAGGGTGCCCTCGCGGCGTCCTTCAGCGTGTCCGGCCAGGACTTCAAGGTCAGTGCGGACTCGCTCGAGGGCACTGACATGATCCAGTACGGCAGCGTGGCTCAGGGCGCGACCCTGGGGTCGGACAAGAAGTCCTACCACCCGGTGATCATCTCCGGCTTCAAGGAAGCCAAGATCACCAACATGTGCCAGTCGCTGGTGACGGCGACCCCGCTCGGCAACATCACCATGCAGCTCAAGACGGGCCACAAGGGCCGTGCCGCCGTCGCGAAGAACATCTACCTCGATGTCGCCGAGCTCGACGCGGACGCCGTTCTGGGCGACCTCGACATCGGTGTAGCGGCCGGTGACGGCAGCCACGCCACCAAGCCCGCGACGGGCACGCTGGCGGACGGCGGACTGTTCTCGCAGCGGGCCAAGACGGCCACGCTGACGAAGGTGCGCCAGAAGGCCTGGGCGACGACGGCGGGTACCTTCACCCTGCCCGACCTCAACCTGCGCCTGCTCAGCGGCGACAAGCCGTGCTACCCGGACGAGAAGTAG
- a CDS encoding MFS transporter produces MTTANQDAPAAEPHPVPDPHPAADPHTVPGPPERPPAQPPVGYRAVFRVGEFRPVFAAHLLSVLGVVIAEISLTVLVYRATGSPLMSALTFALGFLPYALGGTLLAPLADRLPARRVLVGCDLVCAACAAAMAAPGTPVALLLVLRCAMAFVAPLFQGTRSASLADVLGAGDAYVLGRSLLRMVAQSAQLIGFGLGGLLLTVLAPRGAILLTAAGFLGSAALLRLGTRARPARSAGAGARVSPIAGLRAVLGHRRLRALTLLSWLPPLFVVVPEALLTPYATGLGISTAGLGLLMCAMPAGAIAGEVWAGSALTARTRSRITAPLAALSLLPLLAYAVRPGLPLLLGTLVLAGLAHAYTLGLDQWYVEAVPEELRGRAMTLLSTGLMTLQGVGMALAGVAAEFLPVHVVVASAAVLGTGVVLLLLAEVRRTDGPRRETDPAAK; encoded by the coding sequence ATGACCACCGCCAACCAGGACGCACCCGCCGCCGAGCCGCATCCCGTCCCCGATCCTCATCCCGCCGCCGATCCGCATACCGTCCCCGGGCCGCCCGAGCGGCCCCCCGCGCAGCCCCCCGTCGGCTACCGGGCCGTCTTCCGGGTCGGGGAGTTCCGGCCGGTCTTCGCCGCGCACCTGCTGTCCGTGCTCGGCGTCGTCATCGCCGAGATCTCCCTCACCGTCCTCGTCTACCGCGCCACCGGCTCCCCCCTGATGAGCGCGCTCACCTTCGCCCTCGGCTTCCTGCCCTACGCCCTCGGCGGCACGCTCCTCGCGCCGCTCGCCGACCGGCTCCCCGCCCGCCGGGTGCTCGTCGGCTGCGACCTCGTCTGCGCGGCCTGCGCGGCGGCCATGGCCGCGCCCGGCACCCCGGTCGCGCTGCTCCTCGTACTGCGCTGCGCGATGGCCTTCGTCGCGCCGCTGTTCCAGGGCACCCGCAGCGCCTCCCTCGCCGACGTGCTCGGCGCCGGGGACGCGTACGTCCTGGGCCGCTCGCTGCTGCGCATGGTGGCCCAGAGCGCCCAGCTCATCGGCTTCGGGCTCGGCGGGCTGCTGCTCACCGTGCTGGCCCCGCGCGGGGCGATCCTCCTCACGGCCGCCGGTTTCCTCGGCTCCGCGGCCCTGCTGCGGCTGGGCACCCGGGCCCGCCCCGCCCGGTCCGCGGGCGCCGGTGCGCGGGTCTCCCCGATCGCGGGACTGCGCGCCGTCCTGGGTCACCGCCGGCTGCGGGCCCTCACCCTGCTGTCCTGGCTGCCGCCGCTCTTCGTGGTCGTACCCGAGGCCCTGCTGACCCCGTACGCCACCGGCCTGGGCATCTCCACGGCCGGGCTCGGGCTGCTGATGTGCGCGATGCCCGCCGGCGCCATCGCCGGGGAGGTGTGGGCGGGTTCGGCGCTCACCGCCCGAACGCGTTCGCGGATCACGGCCCCGCTCGCGGCGCTCTCGCTGCTGCCGCTGCTCGCGTACGCCGTCCGGCCCGGCCTCCCGCTCCTGCTGGGCACGCTCGTCCTGGCCGGGCTGGCCCACGCGTACACCCTCGGGCTCGACCAGTGGTACGTCGAGGCCGTGCCCGAGGAGCTGCGCGGCCGGGCGATGACCCTGCTCAGCACCGGGCTGATGACCCTTCAGGGCGTCGGCATGGCGCTCGCCGGGGTCGCGGCGGAGTTCCTGCCCGTGCACGTGGTCGTCGCGTCGGCCGCGGTCCTGGGCACCGGGGTCGTCCTGCTGCTGCTCGCCGAGGTGCGCCGGACGGACGGGCCGAGGCGTGAGACGGATCCCGCCGCCAAATGA
- a CDS encoding acyl-CoA mutase large subunit family protein yields the protein MDADAIEEGRRRWQARYDKARKREADFTTLSGDPVDPVYGPRPGDSYEGFERIGWPGEYPYTRGLHATGYRGRTWTIRQFAGFGNAEQTNERYKMILAAGGGGLSVAFDMPTLMGRDSDDPRALGEVGHCGVAIDSAADMEILFKDIPLGDVTTSMTISGPAVPAFCMYLVAAERQGVDPAVLNGTLQTDIFKEYIAQKEWLFEPEPHLRLIGDLMEYCANGIPAYKPLSVSGYHIREAGATAAQELAYTLADGFGYVELGLSRGLDVDHFASGLSFFFDAHLDFFEEIAKFRAARRIWARWMKEVYGAKSEKTMWLRFHTQTAGVSLTAQQPYNNVVRTAVEALAAVLGGTNSLHTNALDETLALPSEQAAEIALRTQQVLMEETGVANVADPLGGSWFVEQLTDRIEAEAEKIFEQIKERGLRAHPNGQHPIGPITSGILRGIEDGWFTGEIAESAFQYQRSVEKGDKRVVGVNVHHGSVTGDLEILRVSHEVEKVQVRELAERKAGRDEAKVTAALDAMLAAARDGSNMIPAMLDAARAEATMGEICNLLRDEWGTYTEPPGF from the coding sequence ATGGACGCTGACGCCATTGAGGAAGGCCGCCGTCGCTGGCAGGCCCGGTACGACAAGGCCCGCAAGCGCGAGGCCGATTTCACCACGCTCTCCGGCGACCCCGTCGATCCCGTCTACGGACCCCGGCCCGGCGACTCGTACGAGGGCTTCGAGCGCATCGGCTGGCCCGGGGAGTACCCGTACACCCGGGGCCTGCACGCCACCGGCTACCGGGGGCGGACCTGGACCATCCGGCAGTTCGCCGGCTTCGGCAACGCCGAGCAGACCAACGAGCGCTACAAGATGATCCTGGCCGCCGGCGGCGGCGGGCTCTCCGTCGCCTTCGACATGCCCACCCTGATGGGGCGCGACTCCGACGACCCCCGCGCGCTCGGCGAGGTCGGCCACTGCGGGGTGGCCATCGACTCCGCCGCCGACATGGAGATCCTCTTCAAGGACATCCCGCTCGGCGACGTGACCACCTCCATGACGATCAGCGGGCCCGCCGTCCCCGCCTTCTGCATGTACCTGGTGGCCGCCGAGCGCCAGGGCGTCGACCCGGCCGTCCTGAACGGGACGCTCCAGACCGACATCTTCAAGGAGTACATCGCCCAGAAGGAGTGGCTCTTCGAACCCGAGCCGCACCTGCGCCTCATCGGCGACCTCATGGAGTACTGCGCGAACGGCATCCCCGCCTACAAGCCGCTCTCCGTCTCCGGCTACCACATCCGCGAGGCCGGGGCCACGGCCGCGCAGGAGCTCGCCTACACCCTCGCCGACGGGTTCGGGTACGTGGAGCTGGGCCTCTCGCGCGGGCTCGACGTGGACCACTTCGCGTCCGGGCTCTCCTTCTTCTTCGACGCCCACCTCGACTTCTTCGAGGAGATCGCCAAGTTCCGCGCCGCCCGCCGCATCTGGGCCCGCTGGATGAAGGAGGTGTACGGGGCGAAGTCCGAGAAGACGATGTGGCTGCGCTTCCACACCCAGACGGCCGGGGTCTCCCTCACCGCCCAGCAGCCCTACAACAACGTCGTGCGCACCGCCGTGGAGGCCCTCGCGGCCGTCCTGGGCGGCACGAACTCGCTCCACACCAACGCCCTCGACGAGACCCTCGCGCTGCCGAGCGAGCAGGCCGCCGAGATCGCCCTGCGCACGCAGCAGGTGCTGATGGAGGAGACGGGCGTGGCCAACGTGGCCGACCCGCTGGGCGGCTCCTGGTTCGTCGAGCAGCTCACCGACCGCATCGAGGCCGAGGCCGAGAAGATCTTCGAGCAGATCAAGGAGCGCGGTCTGCGCGCCCACCCGAACGGGCAGCACCCGATCGGGCCGATCACCTCGGGCATCCTGCGGGGCATCGAGGACGGCTGGTTCACCGGGGAGATCGCCGAGTCGGCCTTCCAATACCAGCGTTCGGTGGAGAAGGGCGACAAGCGCGTCGTGGGCGTCAACGTCCACCACGGCTCGGTCACCGGGGACCTGGAGATCCTGCGGGTCAGCCACGAGGTGGAGAAGGTGCAGGTCCGCGAGCTCGCGGAGCGCAAGGCCGGCCGGGACGAAGCGAAGGTGACGGCGGCGCTGGACGCCATGCTGGCCGCCGCCCGCGACGGGTCGAACATGATCCCGGCCATGCTGGACGCGGCGCGCGCCGAGGCCACGATGGGCGAGATCTGCAACCTGCTGCGGGACGAGTGGGGCACGTACACGGAGCCGCCCGGCTTCTGA
- a CDS encoding DUF3817 domain-containing protein encodes MKRSVLTRYRVMAYVTAVMLLILCACMVAKYGFDTGADLTFAVSQAHGVLFMVYLVFAFDLGSKAKWPFGKLLWVLVSGTIPLAAFFVERKVRAEVEPLVVGAPAAARA; translated from the coding sequence ATGAAACGAAGCGTGCTGACCCGCTACCGCGTCATGGCCTACGTGACCGCGGTCATGCTCCTGATCCTGTGTGCCTGCATGGTGGCGAAGTACGGCTTCGACACCGGCGCCGACCTGACCTTCGCGGTCTCGCAGGCGCACGGTGTGCTGTTCATGGTCTACCTGGTGTTCGCCTTCGACCTGGGCTCCAAGGCCAAGTGGCCGTTCGGCAAGCTCCTGTGGGTCCTGGTCTCCGGCACCATCCCGCTCGCCGCGTTCTTCGTCGAGCGCAAGGTCCGCGCCGAGGTGGAGCCCCTCGTCGTCGGCGCTCCGGCCGCCGCCCGCGCCTGA
- a CDS encoding tetratricopeptide repeat protein, translated as MQPRNMSMSGVVDLAAVKAAGEAKAKAEQARAEAARKAAQGGAPAPAGAVPPSALVFDTDETRFESHVVPLSGEVPVILDFRAEGFEQGRELSLLLERLTIEANGRLALAALDVAANQNLIREFRIQALPAVFAVVAGQAMPLFQDFVSEGEVRGVLAQLVQIAEERFGVIGVEVDPGAEGAAAPGADAEDAEEPAGPYDALLDEAIEALDADDLDGAVRAYKNVLEADPSNSDAKLGLAQAELFVRVKDMNPQAVRAAAAENPKDPAAQIAAADLDLAGGHVADAFGRLVDTVKVTFGEDRDAVRVRLLEMFEVVGPDNPLVTSARTALARVLF; from the coding sequence ATGCAGCCCAGAAACATGTCCATGAGCGGCGTCGTCGACCTCGCCGCGGTGAAGGCGGCCGGTGAGGCCAAGGCCAAGGCCGAGCAGGCCCGCGCCGAGGCGGCCCGGAAGGCCGCTCAGGGCGGTGCGCCCGCGCCCGCCGGGGCCGTTCCGCCGTCCGCGCTCGTCTTCGACACCGACGAGACCCGCTTCGAGAGCCACGTCGTCCCGCTCTCGGGCGAGGTTCCGGTCATCCTCGACTTCCGCGCCGAGGGCTTCGAGCAGGGGCGGGAGCTGAGCCTGCTGCTGGAGCGGCTCACCATCGAGGCGAACGGCCGCCTCGCGCTGGCCGCGCTCGACGTCGCGGCCAACCAGAACCTCATCCGCGAGTTCCGCATCCAGGCGCTCCCGGCCGTCTTCGCCGTGGTCGCCGGTCAGGCGATGCCGCTGTTCCAGGACTTCGTCTCCGAGGGCGAGGTCCGCGGGGTCCTGGCCCAGCTGGTCCAGATCGCCGAGGAGCGCTTCGGGGTCATCGGCGTCGAGGTGGACCCGGGCGCAGAGGGCGCCGCCGCCCCGGGCGCGGACGCGGAGGACGCCGAGGAGCCGGCCGGTCCGTACGACGCGCTGCTCGACGAGGCGATCGAGGCGCTGGACGCCGACGACCTGGACGGGGCGGTGCGCGCCTACAAGAACGTGCTGGAAGCCGATCCGTCCAACAGTGACGCCAAGCTGGGCCTGGCCCAGGCCGAGCTGTTCGTCCGGGTCAAGGACATGAACCCGCAGGCGGTGCGTGCCGCGGCGGCCGAGAACCCGAAGGACCCGGCGGCGCAGATCGCCGCGGCCGACCTGGATCTGGCCGGCGGTCACGTGGCGGACGCCTTCGGGCGGCTGGTCGACACCGTGAAGGTGACGTTCGGTGAGGACCGCGACGCGGTGCGCGTGCGGCTGCTGGAGATGTTCGAAGTGGTCGGCCCGGACAACCCGCTCGTCACCTCGGCCCGTACGGCCCTCGCGCGGGTGCTCTTCTGA
- a CDS encoding TetR/AcrR family transcriptional regulator yields the protein MRNPSSDTSCPPGRTGRPRSATADAAILAATRDALVELGWSKLTMGDVSARAGVAKTTLYRRWSGKSELVVDAVAELFDSLELPDRGSLEGDIEYVVLQFAALLRRPEARTALMAVVAESTRDEALRDRIRSAIVDRQKRLVVLGRERAQARGELPYEEDESLAAHTTDLIFDVIAGTVVHRALVSSEPVDELWVATFTALLMYGLQGSPAGPSGPSGPAPAV from the coding sequence ATGCGCAACCCCAGCTCGGACACCTCCTGCCCGCCCGGTCGCACCGGACGCCCGCGCAGCGCCACGGCGGACGCCGCGATCCTCGCCGCGACCAGGGACGCGCTGGTGGAGCTGGGCTGGTCGAAGCTGACGATGGGGGACGTCTCGGCGCGGGCCGGGGTCGCGAAGACCACCCTCTACCGGCGCTGGTCGGGCAAGAGCGAACTGGTCGTGGACGCCGTCGCGGAGCTCTTCGACTCCCTCGAACTCCCCGACCGGGGCTCCCTCGAAGGCGACATCGAGTACGTGGTGCTCCAGTTCGCGGCGCTGCTGCGGCGCCCGGAGGCCCGTACGGCCCTGATGGCGGTCGTCGCCGAGTCCACCCGGGACGAGGCGCTGAGGGACCGGATCCGGTCGGCGATCGTGGACCGGCAGAAACGTCTCGTCGTACTGGGGCGCGAACGCGCGCAGGCCCGGGGCGAACTCCCCTACGAGGAGGACGAGTCCCTCGCCGCCCACACCACGGACCTGATCTTCGACGTGATCGCGGGCACCGTGGTGCACCGCGCGCTGGTGAGTTCCGAGCCGGTGGACGAGCTGTGGGTGGCCACCTTCACGGCGCTGCTCATGTACGGCCTCCAGGGCTCCCCCGCCGGCCCTTCCGGCCCTTCCGGCCCCGCTCCGGCGGTGTGA
- a CDS encoding MarR family winged helix-turn-helix transcriptional regulator, with the protein MPKPLSLAFDPIARADELWQQRWGPVPSMAAITSIMRAHQILLGEVDAVVKPYGLTFARYEALVLLTFSKAGELPMSKIGERLMVHPTSVTNTVDRLVKSGLVARRPNPNDGRGTLASITDKGREVVEAATKALMEIDFGLGAYDAEECGEIFALLRPLRVAAADFEEN; encoded by the coding sequence GTGCCCAAGCCGCTCAGCCTTGCCTTCGACCCGATCGCCCGCGCCGACGAACTCTGGCAGCAACGCTGGGGTCCGGTGCCCTCGATGGCCGCGATCACCTCGATCATGAGGGCGCATCAGATCCTGCTCGGCGAGGTCGACGCGGTCGTCAAGCCGTACGGCCTGACCTTCGCGCGCTACGAGGCGCTCGTGCTGCTGACCTTCTCCAAAGCCGGGGAACTGCCGATGTCGAAGATCGGCGAGCGGCTGATGGTGCACCCGACGTCGGTGACGAACACCGTGGACCGGCTGGTGAAGTCCGGGCTCGTCGCCCGCCGCCCGAACCCGAACGACGGGCGCGGCACCCTCGCGTCGATCACGGACAAGGGCCGCGAGGTGGTCGAGGCGGCCACCAAAGCGCTGATGGAGATCGACTTCGGGCTGGGCGCCTACGACGCCGAGGAGTGCGGGGAGATCTTCGCGCTCCTGCGCCCGCTCCGGGTGGCCGCGGCCGACTTCGAGGAGAATTGA
- a CDS encoding glycoside hydrolase family 6 protein, which produces MPARRRSPRSRPATLLTAALALTAAAACSPAPTAQPESAPPHHPAGVGLVDDSPFWVDPQSDAARQVAAWEAQGRNSDAQVLRRIADRPMALWGPAGDPGPEIRRAGASARAAGRTLVLVAYNIPYRDCGQHSAGGARDAAAYRSWIGAFADNIADTKALVVLEPDAVPHLVDGCTQAGHRDERLRLLSEAVDRLKRNKNTKVYLDAGNPAWIPDQRKLVDPLYKAGLDRADGFALNVSNFQPSAAGREYGAALSQATKGKHFVIDTSRNGDGPLRGDRDQAWCNPPGRALGTPPTDGTGDPLVDAYLWIKRPGESDGTCRGGPPAGKWWPDYALGLARRATD; this is translated from the coding sequence ATGCCAGCCCGCCGCCGCAGCCCCCGCAGCCGCCCCGCCACCCTCCTCACCGCAGCCCTCGCCCTCACGGCGGCAGCCGCATGCTCCCCCGCCCCCACCGCCCAGCCGGAATCCGCCCCGCCCCACCACCCGGCAGGGGTCGGCCTCGTCGACGACTCCCCGTTCTGGGTGGACCCGCAGAGCGACGCCGCCCGCCAGGTCGCCGCCTGGGAGGCGCAGGGCCGCAACAGCGACGCCCAGGTGCTGCGCCGCATCGCCGACCGGCCGATGGCCCTGTGGGGCCCGGCCGGCGACCCCGGCCCGGAGATCCGCCGGGCCGGGGCGAGCGCCCGCGCGGCGGGCCGCACGCTGGTCCTCGTCGCGTACAACATCCCGTACCGGGACTGCGGGCAGCATTCGGCGGGCGGCGCCCGGGACGCCGCCGCGTACCGGAGCTGGATCGGCGCCTTCGCCGACAACATCGCCGACACCAAGGCCCTGGTCGTCCTGGAGCCGGACGCGGTCCCGCACCTCGTGGACGGCTGCACCCAGGCCGGCCACCGCGACGAGCGGCTGCGGCTGCTCTCCGAGGCCGTCGACCGGCTCAAGCGCAACAAGAACACCAAGGTCTACCTGGACGCCGGCAATCCGGCCTGGATCCCGGACCAGCGGAAGCTGGTCGATCCCCTCTACAAGGCCGGACTCGACCGCGCCGACGGCTTCGCCCTCAACGTGTCCAACTTCCAGCCCAGCGCGGCCGGCCGGGAGTACGGCGCCGCCCTCTCCCAGGCCACCAAGGGCAAGCACTTCGTCATCGACACCAGCCGCAACGGCGACGGCCCGCTCCGGGGCGACCGCGACCAGGCCTGGTGCAATCCGCCCGGCCGGGCGCTGGGCACGCCCCCGACCGACGGTACGGGTGACCCGCTCGTGGACGCGTACCTCTGGATCAAGCGCCCCGGCGAATCGGACGGCACCTGCCGCGGCGGCCCCCCGGCGGGGAAGTGGTGGCCGGACTACGCCCTGGGCCTGGCCCGCCGCGCCACGGACTAG
- a CDS encoding DUF6114 domain-containing protein has protein sequence MNPQAPVYVRAEDDAWLTVAYYYFHAWSGRRPFWAGLVTLLGGIPIGYIPYADVRLGNVTFAMATTAGAGSLIIGVLLFTLGLALWFQQGIRIFAGVAAILLALVSLPVSNLGGFGVGFILALVGGGMALAWVPGGPAEAVQTQAVDLGKGAGGSLPQETQQTMPQAFPGQRETETTAYASETTAHADGGRNSAG, from the coding sequence ATGAACCCCCAGGCCCCGGTTTACGTGCGCGCCGAAGACGACGCCTGGCTCACTGTGGCGTACTACTACTTCCACGCCTGGAGCGGTCGCCGCCCCTTCTGGGCCGGTCTGGTCACCCTCCTCGGTGGCATTCCGATCGGCTACATCCCGTACGCGGACGTCCGCCTCGGCAACGTCACCTTCGCGATGGCGACGACGGCCGGCGCCGGCTCACTGATCATCGGCGTCCTGCTGTTCACCCTGGGCCTCGCGCTCTGGTTCCAGCAGGGCATCCGGATCTTCGCCGGAGTCGCCGCGATCCTGCTGGCGCTGGTGTCCCTGCCGGTGTCGAACCTCGGTGGCTTCGGCGTCGGGTTCATCCTCGCGCTGGTCGGCGGCGGCATGGCGCTGGCCTGGGTGCCGGGCGGGCCGGCCGAGGCCGTGCAGACACAGGCCGTGGACCTCGGCAAGGGCGCGGGGGGTTCGCTGCCGCAGGAGACGCAGCAGACGATGCCCCAGGCCTTCCCGGGACAGCGCGAGACGGAAACGACGGCATACGCGAGCGAGACGACTGCCCACGCCGATGGCGGGAGGAACAGTGCGGGGTGA
- a CDS encoding ArsR/SmtB family transcription factor, which translates to MPFHFRFGPADLLRCRFSISPRWETQEAVRVLLDQRRHAYHLPWLRGIRTAAAGLDLRPLWLLMPRTGHNPDFLSPPPTGPSVTFEEELARVRAADAQAAREDLRRSLVCTPGALESAAGQRMLADPERAVQELADLYEQAWRVLVAPHWTRLRALLEADVLFHSRRLAAGGLEALFDGLHPDLRWSGNTLTIARRGHHDRSLDGQGLLLMPSAFVWPEVVGGYDPPWQPTLVYPARGIGALWTAPAGPAPRALARLLGRARADVLCALTEPASTTALAHRLSLAPSTVSAHLKTLQEAGLLISARHGHQILYERTPLAIALTNPASPG; encoded by the coding sequence GTGCCGTTCCACTTCCGCTTCGGCCCCGCCGACCTGCTGCGCTGCCGGTTCTCGATCTCGCCCCGCTGGGAGACCCAGGAGGCGGTACGGGTCCTCCTGGACCAGCGCCGCCACGCCTACCACCTGCCCTGGCTCCGCGGGATCCGCACGGCGGCCGCCGGGCTGGACCTGCGGCCGCTGTGGCTGCTGATGCCGCGCACGGGGCACAATCCGGACTTTCTCAGCCCGCCGCCGACGGGCCCGTCGGTCACCTTCGAGGAGGAACTCGCGCGGGTCCGGGCCGCCGATGCGCAGGCGGCCCGGGAGGACCTGCGGCGCTCCCTCGTCTGCACCCCGGGCGCCCTGGAGAGCGCGGCCGGGCAGCGGATGCTCGCCGATCCGGAGCGGGCGGTCCAGGAGCTGGCCGACCTCTACGAGCAGGCCTGGCGGGTGCTGGTCGCCCCGCACTGGACCCGGCTGCGCGCCCTGCTGGAGGCGGACGTCCTGTTCCACTCCCGGCGACTGGCCGCGGGCGGGCTGGAGGCCCTCTTCGACGGGCTCCACCCGGATCTGCGCTGGTCGGGGAACACCCTCACCATCGCCCGCCGGGGCCACCACGACCGCTCCCTCGACGGTCAGGGGCTGCTCCTCATGCCGAGCGCCTTCGTCTGGCCGGAGGTGGTGGGCGGCTACGACCCGCCGTGGCAGCCGACCCTGGTGTACCCGGCCCGCGGCATCGGCGCCCTGTGGACGGCCCCCGCGGGCCCGGCCCCCCGGGCCCTGGCCAGGCTCCTGGGCCGAGCCCGCGCGGACGTCCTGTGCGCCCTCACCGAGCCGGCCTCGACCACCGCCCTGGCCCACCGCCTGTCCCTGGCCCCCTCCACGGTCTCCGCACACCTGAAGACCCTCCAGGAAGCGGGCCTCCTCATCTCGGCCCGCCACGGCCACCAGATCCTCTACGAACGCACCCCGCTGGCCATCGCCCTGACGAATCCGGCTTCGCCGGGGTGA